A stretch of the Streptomyces sp. WMMB303 genome encodes the following:
- a CDS encoding M24 family metallopeptidase, whose product MGTTEHGGHGPDVTRLGNAPSPGWLTEENAASIRATEGPAFEEAEYAARLRELRGRMERLPLDAMLVFRPSSVEYLCGFHTAETAPQPLLVTDSETHLYLPDLEVGRALASSVAGNLHYCGYADALRGLELFIRHAATVLPRGARVGVEIGHASTPPRVLELLREQGLVVVHPDHLVERARLVLSPAELRRMEEAAAVTQRGVAAGVAAAGGPGATDSSVAAAIAEALYREADSPSAWGPVVATGRRGGIPHSSWVGRELGGGPTFLEFAGTRDRYHAPVMRTVVRDGALEAADRRLAELARTAVTAVLETAAEGVTAAQVAVQAGEALGPLPDDVMFHQLFGYPVGLAHKPHWMDGAPFYLTPDNHEPLVSGMAFHIPGSFRSFGTSVVGLSQTFVVEKHGTRVLTHGPADVIEV is encoded by the coding sequence ATGGGCACCACGGAACACGGCGGACACGGGCCCGACGTCACCCGACTGGGCAACGCCCCGTCGCCGGGGTGGCTCACCGAGGAGAACGCCGCATCGATCCGGGCGACGGAGGGCCCCGCGTTCGAAGAGGCGGAGTACGCAGCGCGGCTGCGGGAGCTGCGCGGCCGCATGGAGCGGCTGCCGCTGGACGCGATGCTGGTCTTCCGCCCCTCCAGCGTGGAGTACCTGTGTGGCTTCCACACCGCGGAGACAGCTCCGCAGCCGTTGCTGGTCACCGACTCCGAGACCCATCTGTACCTGCCCGACCTGGAGGTCGGCAGGGCGCTGGCCAGTTCGGTGGCCGGCAATCTTCACTACTGCGGCTACGCGGACGCGCTGCGCGGTCTGGAACTCTTCATCCGGCACGCGGCGACGGTGCTTCCCCGAGGCGCGCGGGTGGGTGTCGAGATCGGGCACGCCTCCACGCCCCCGCGCGTGCTGGAGCTGCTGCGCGAGCAGGGGCTGGTGGTCGTGCACCCGGACCATCTGGTCGAGCGCGCCCGCCTGGTGCTCTCCCCCGCCGAGCTGCGCAGGATGGAGGAGGCGGCCGCGGTGACCCAGCGGGGCGTCGCGGCGGGAGTGGCCGCCGCGGGAGGGCCCGGAGCGACCGACTCCTCGGTGGCCGCGGCGATCGCCGAAGCGCTGTACCGCGAGGCGGACTCGCCCTCGGCCTGGGGGCCGGTCGTCGCCACCGGGCGGCGCGGCGGTATTCCGCACTCCAGTTGGGTGGGCCGGGAGCTGGGCGGCGGGCCCACCTTCCTGGAGTTCGCCGGGACCCGGGACCGCTACCACGCGCCGGTGATGCGCACGGTGGTGCGGGACGGAGCGTTGGAGGCGGCGGACCGGCGGCTGGCGGAGCTGGCCCGCACGGCCGTCACCGCCGTGCTGGAGACCGCGGCGGAGGGGGTCACCGCCGCGCAGGTCGCTGTCCAGGCCGGCGAGGCGCTGGGCCCGCTCCCGGACGATGTCATGTTCCACCAGCTCTTCGGCTATCCCGTCGGTCTGGCGCACAAGCCGCACTGGATGGACGGCGCACCCTTCTACCTCACCCCTGACAATCACGAGCCTCTGGTGAGCGGCATGGCGTTCCACATTCCCGGCTCCTTCCGCTCGTTCGGCACGTCAGTGGTCGGCCTGAGCCAGACGTTCGTGGTCGAGAAGCACGGCACGCGCGTGCTCACCCACGGCCCGGCGGACGTCATCGAGGTGTGA
- a CDS encoding FAD-dependent oxidoreductase, translating into MNTSHTAPEHVAVVGAGMAGLSAAWFLQEHGVRVTVLDREGVAAGSSWGNAGMLNPAFTVPLPEPSVLRYGIASLFDRDSPVSVPPAVDRHLWAFLLSFARNCTARRWRRTMTVFNELNRGCLAAYEQLVEGGVHAPVKDADPLVIACGNQQDRAHVLEEFAHMSATGGDEARFEAVTGAELRALEPVLSDEVRLGLKVHGQRFINPPAFLRTLAEDVRSRGGDIVEGCSVARVRDRGRAGVELVPSPTSAVSDPVRADAVVLACGAWLDTLARPFGVRMRVQAGRGYSFTVRPRAMPTHPIYLAGQRIACNPLGDRFRVTGSMEFRAPDAPLDPRRVRTIVESARPMFRDVDWEDRREEWVGSRPCTADGLPLVGPSRSPRVQICGGHGMWGMVLGPLTGRLLADAMTGGEVPSLLRRLDPLR; encoded by the coding sequence GTGAACACATCGCACACCGCACCCGAACACGTCGCCGTCGTCGGGGCCGGCATGGCCGGACTCTCCGCCGCGTGGTTCCTCCAGGAACACGGGGTGAGGGTGACCGTGCTGGACCGCGAGGGAGTGGCCGCGGGGTCCTCCTGGGGGAACGCGGGCATGCTGAATCCCGCGTTCACCGTGCCGCTGCCGGAGCCGTCCGTGCTGCGCTACGGCATCGCCTCGCTCTTCGACCGGGACTCGCCGGTGTCCGTGCCACCCGCGGTCGACCGGCACCTGTGGGCCTTCCTCCTCTCGTTCGCGCGCAACTGCACGGCGCGGCGGTGGCGGCGCACGATGACGGTGTTCAACGAGCTCAACCGCGGCTGCCTCGCGGCGTACGAACAGCTTGTCGAGGGCGGCGTGCACGCCCCCGTGAAGGACGCCGACCCGCTGGTCATCGCCTGCGGGAACCAACAGGATCGCGCGCACGTGCTGGAGGAGTTCGCGCACATGAGCGCGACCGGAGGGGACGAGGCCCGGTTCGAGGCCGTCACCGGTGCGGAGCTGCGCGCACTCGAGCCCGTGCTCAGCGACGAAGTCCGGCTGGGGCTGAAGGTGCACGGGCAGCGGTTCATCAACCCGCCCGCGTTCCTGCGCACCCTCGCGGAGGATGTGCGCAGCCGGGGCGGGGACATCGTCGAGGGCTGCTCGGTGGCCCGGGTCCGTGACCGGGGCCGGGCAGGTGTGGAGCTGGTTCCTTCCCCCACCTCCGCGGTGTCGGACCCGGTGCGGGCCGACGCGGTCGTACTCGCCTGCGGCGCCTGGCTCGACACCCTGGCCCGGCCCTTCGGAGTCCGGATGCGGGTACAGGCGGGGCGCGGATACAGCTTCACGGTGCGGCCGCGGGCGATGCCGACGCATCCGATCTATCTGGCGGGGCAGCGGATCGCGTGCAATCCGCTGGGCGACCGCTTCCGGGTCACCGGCAGCATGGAGTTCCGCGCGCCGGACGCGCCGCTCGATCCACGGCGGGTGCGCACCATCGTCGAGTCCGCCCGCCCGATGTTCCGCGATGTGGACTGGGAGGACCGCCGCGAGGAGTGGGTGGGATCCCGGCCCTGCACCGCGGACGGGTTGCCACTGGTCGGGCCGAGCCGCTCGCCCCGGGTGCAGATCTGCGGCGGGCACGGCATGTGGGGCATGGTGCTCGGGCCGCTCACCGGGCGGCTGCTCGCCGATGCCATGACCGGCGGTGAGGTGCCGTCACTACTGCGCCGTCTCGACCCGTTGCGCTGA